One segment of Pseudomonas sp. FP2196 DNA contains the following:
- the frr gene encoding ribosome recycling factor, whose translation MINEIKKDAQERMQKSLDSLSHAFGQIRTGKAHPSILGSVMVPYYGADTSITQVANITVKDSRTLQVVAFERNMLAAVDKAIQSAGLNLNPTNLGELLLISMPALTEETRKGFTKQARSAAEDARVAVRNIRRDALGELKKLVKDKEISEDEERRAAADIQKLTDKAEADIDAATKQKEADLMAV comes from the coding sequence ATGATCAATGAAATCAAGAAAGACGCTCAAGAGCGCATGCAGAAGTCCCTGGATTCCCTGTCCCATGCATTCGGTCAGATTCGCACCGGCAAGGCACACCCAAGCATCCTGGGCAGCGTGATGGTGCCGTACTACGGCGCAGACACCTCCATCACCCAAGTAGCCAATATCACCGTAAAAGACTCGCGCACCCTGCAAGTCGTGGCGTTTGAGCGCAACATGCTCGCGGCAGTCGACAAGGCAATCCAGAGTGCCGGCCTGAATCTCAACCCGACCAACCTGGGCGAGTTGCTGCTGATCTCCATGCCTGCCCTGACCGAAGAAACCCGTAAGGGGTTTACCAAGCAGGCGCGTAGTGCAGCGGAAGACGCTCGAGTTGCCGTGCGCAACATTCGTCGTGATGCCTTGGGTGAGCTGAAGAAGCTGGTCAAGGACAAGGAAATCAGCGAAGACGAAGAGCGTCGTGCTGCTGCGGACATTCAGAAGCTGACTGACAAGGCTGAGGCTGATATCGACGCAGCCACCAAGCAAAAAGAAGCGGACTTGATGGCCGTATAA
- the uppS gene encoding polyprenyl diphosphate synthase → MDKTKQTAPSAVPRHVAIIMDGNNRWAKKRFMPGVAGHKAGVDAVRAVIEVCAEAKVEVLTLFAFSSENWQRPADEVSALMDLFFKALRREAKRLNDNNISLRIIGDRSRFHPELQAAMREAEAMTAGANRFILQIAANYGGQWDIAQAAQRLAREVQAGHLRPEDITPDLLQTCLATGDLPLPDLCIRTGGEHRISNFLLWQLAYAELYFSDLFWPDFKHDAMRTALADFASRQRRFGKTSEQVEAGARV, encoded by the coding sequence ATGGACAAGACCAAGCAGACTGCGCCGTCCGCGGTGCCGCGCCATGTCGCGATCATCATGGATGGCAACAATCGCTGGGCGAAAAAACGCTTTATGCCGGGTGTCGCCGGGCATAAAGCGGGCGTTGATGCTGTACGGGCTGTAATCGAGGTGTGCGCTGAGGCCAAGGTTGAGGTGCTGACCCTTTTCGCTTTTTCCAGTGAAAACTGGCAGCGTCCGGCCGATGAGGTCAGCGCCTTGATGGATCTGTTCTTCAAGGCGTTGCGTCGTGAGGCCAAGCGTCTCAACGATAACAACATCAGCCTGCGCATCATTGGCGATCGCTCGCGCTTTCATCCGGAGCTTCAAGCCGCGATGCGCGAAGCCGAGGCGATGACTGCCGGCGCCAACCGTTTTATCCTGCAGATCGCCGCCAACTACGGCGGTCAGTGGGATATCGCGCAAGCCGCGCAGCGCCTGGCACGTGAAGTTCAGGCCGGGCATCTGCGTCCGGAAGACATCACCCCTGATCTGCTGCAAACCTGTCTGGCGACCGGCGATCTGCCGTTGCCGGATCTGTGCATCCGTACCGGTGGCGAGCACCGCATCAGCAACTTCCTGCTGTGGCAACTGGCATACGCCGAGTTGTACTTCTCCGACCTGTTCTGGCCGGACTTCAAACACGATGCCATGCGCACTGCGCTGGCCGATTTCGCTTCGCGCCAACGTCGTTTCGGTAAAACGAGCGAACAGGTTGAAGCTGGAGCCCGGGTTTAA
- a CDS encoding phosphatidate cytidylyltransferase, with protein MLKQRIITALILLPIALCGFFLLQGSGFALFIGLVVSLGAWEWARLAGFTAQSFRVGFAAVVALMLFVMYVLPGLAPWVLGASVLWWAVATYLVLTYPKSSEHWSSAATKLVIGLLILLPAWQGLVQIKQYPLGNWLIMAVMVLVWGADIGAYFSGRAFGKRKLAPQVSPGKSWEGVYGGLALSLVITAIVGLVRDWTVAELLKGLMGAALIVFISVVGDLTESMFKRQSGIKDSSNLLPGHGGVLDRIDSLTAAIPVFAVLLWMAAP; from the coding sequence ATGCTTAAACAACGAATCATCACTGCGCTGATCCTGCTGCCGATTGCCCTGTGTGGGTTTTTCCTGCTCCAGGGTTCCGGTTTTGCGCTGTTCATAGGTCTGGTCGTAAGCCTGGGTGCCTGGGAATGGGCGCGTCTGGCCGGCTTCACTGCGCAATCGTTTCGCGTCGGTTTTGCTGCCGTCGTCGCGTTGATGTTGTTCGTCATGTATGTGCTGCCCGGTCTTGCGCCTTGGGTGCTGGGTGCTTCGGTACTTTGGTGGGCGGTCGCGACGTATCTGGTGCTGACTTATCCGAAGTCCAGCGAGCACTGGTCCAGCGCGGCCACGAAGCTGGTGATCGGCCTGTTGATTCTGCTGCCGGCCTGGCAAGGTCTGGTGCAGATCAAGCAATACCCGCTGGGTAACTGGCTGATCATGGCGGTGATGGTGCTGGTCTGGGGTGCCGATATTGGCGCCTATTTCTCCGGTCGTGCATTCGGCAAGCGCAAGTTGGCCCCTCAAGTCAGTCCGGGTAAAAGTTGGGAAGGTGTTTACGGTGGTCTGGCACTGAGTCTGGTGATTACCGCTATTGTCGGTCTGGTGCGTGACTGGACGGTAGCTGAATTGCTCAAGGGCTTGATGGGTGCTGCGCTGATCGTGTTCATCTCTGTAGTGGGTGACCTGACCGAAAGCATGTTCAAGCGTCAGTCCGGTATCAAGGACAGCAGCAACCTGTTGCCGGGTCACGGCGGCGTGCTCGATCGCATCGATAGCCTGACAGCGGCCATTCCAGTCTTCGCCGTATTGCTGTGGATGGCTGCACCGTGA
- the ispC gene encoding 1-deoxy-D-xylulose-5-phosphate reductoisomerase, translating to MSRPQQITVLGATGSIGLSTLDVIARHPERYQVYALSGFTRLSELLALCVRHVPQFAVVPEVAAARGLQDDLRVAGLPTRVLVGEEGLCQVASAPEVDAVMAAIVGAAGLRPTLAAVEAGKKILLANKEALVMSGALFMQAVRKSGSVLLPIDSEHNAIFQCMPQDFARGLSSVGVRRILLTASGGPFRQTPVSELANVSPDQACAHPNWSMGRKISVDSASMMNKGLELIEACWLFDAKPSQVEVVIHPQSVIHSLVDYVDGSVLAQLGNPDMRTPIANALAWPERIDSGVAPLDLFAIARLDFEAPDEERFPCLRLARQAAEAGDSAPAMLNAANEVAVAAFLDGRVRYLEIASIIEEVLNLESVVALDDLDAVFTADAKARVLAEQWLKRHAR from the coding sequence GTGAGCCGTCCGCAACAGATTACCGTTCTGGGTGCGACAGGCTCGATTGGTCTGAGCACCCTCGATGTCATTGCACGTCATCCAGAGCGATATCAGGTTTACGCGTTGAGCGGGTTTACGCGTCTGAGTGAGCTGTTGGCCTTGTGCGTGCGTCATGTGCCGCAATTTGCCGTGGTGCCGGAAGTCGCCGCAGCACGTGGTCTGCAGGATGATTTGCGCGTCGCCGGTTTGCCGACCCGCGTGCTGGTGGGGGAGGAGGGCCTGTGTCAGGTCGCCTCTGCTCCGGAAGTTGACGCAGTCATGGCGGCCATTGTTGGTGCGGCTGGTCTGCGTCCGACTTTGGCTGCCGTTGAGGCGGGCAAGAAGATCCTCCTGGCAAATAAAGAGGCGCTGGTGATGTCCGGCGCCTTGTTCATGCAGGCAGTACGCAAAAGCGGTTCGGTGCTGCTGCCGATCGACAGCGAACACAACGCGATTTTCCAGTGCATGCCGCAGGATTTCGCTCGTGGTTTGAGCAGTGTCGGTGTCCGTCGGATTTTACTCACAGCCTCTGGTGGCCCGTTCCGACAGACGCCCGTGAGTGAATTGGCGAATGTTTCGCCTGATCAGGCGTGCGCGCATCCGAACTGGTCCATGGGGCGCAAGATTTCAGTCGATTCGGCCAGCATGATGAATAAAGGTCTCGAGTTGATCGAGGCCTGCTGGTTGTTTGATGCAAAACCTTCGCAGGTTGAAGTGGTGATTCACCCGCAGAGCGTGATTCACTCTCTGGTCGATTATGTCGATGGCTCGGTGCTGGCACAGTTGGGCAATCCTGACATGCGTACGCCGATCGCCAATGCGCTGGCCTGGCCGGAGCGCATCGACTCCGGTGTGGCGCCGTTGGATCTCTTTGCGATCGCGCGTCTGGACTTCGAGGCGCCCGATGAAGAGCGCTTCCCATGTCTGCGTCTTGCACGGCAAGCTGCCGAGGCGGGCGACAGTGCACCAGCAATGCTCAATGCGGCGAATGAAGTAGCGGTGGCAGCGTTTCTCGACGGGCGGGTTCGTTACCTGGAAATCGCGAGTATCATCGAGGAGGTCTTGAACCTCGAATCAGTTGTGGCGCTGGATGATCTCGATGCCGTGTTCACGGCAGACGCCAAAGCGCGAGTCCTGGCCGAGCAATGGCTAAAGCGTCACGCTCGATAG
- the rseP gene encoding sigma E protease regulator RseP, translating into MSALYMIAGTLIALGVLVTFHEFGHFWVARRCGVKVLRFSVGFGMPLLRWHDKQGTEFVVAAIPLGGYVKMLDEREGEVPVDQLDQSFNRKSVRQRIAIVAAGPVANFLLALVFFWVLAMLGSEQVRPVIGAVESGSIAAKAGLGAGQEIVAIDGEPTTGWAAVNLQLVRRLGESGSLQLLMREQGTTVDSPRELVLDNWLKGADEPDPIRSLGIRPWRPALPPVLAELDPKGPAQAAGLKTGDRLLALDGQALNDWQQVVDTVRTRPDTKIVLRVERDGASIDVPVTLAARGESKSPNGYLGAGVKAVDWPPEMIREVSYGPLAAIGEGARRTWTMSILTLDSLKKMLFGELSVKNLSGPITIAKVAGASAQSGVADFLNFLAYLSISLGVLNLLPIPVLDGGHLLFYLIEWARGRPLSDRVQGWGIQIGISLVVGVMLLALVNDLGRL; encoded by the coding sequence ATGAGCGCGCTCTATATGATTGCCGGCACCCTGATCGCCTTGGGTGTGCTGGTCACCTTTCACGAATTCGGCCACTTCTGGGTCGCGCGTCGCTGTGGCGTCAAGGTTCTGCGCTTTTCCGTAGGCTTCGGCATGCCGCTGCTGCGCTGGCACGACAAGCAAGGCACTGAATTTGTTGTGGCTGCAATTCCGTTGGGTGGCTACGTCAAGATGCTCGACGAGCGCGAAGGCGAGGTGCCTGTCGATCAGTTGGATCAGTCGTTCAATCGCAAATCCGTTCGTCAGCGTATCGCTATTGTAGCGGCCGGACCTGTTGCCAACTTCCTGTTGGCCCTGGTGTTCTTTTGGGTGCTGGCGATGCTCGGTAGCGAGCAGGTGCGCCCGGTCATCGGTGCGGTAGAGTCCGGCAGTATCGCCGCCAAGGCTGGTTTGGGTGCGGGTCAGGAGATCGTCGCAATTGATGGCGAGCCAACGACCGGTTGGGCGGCTGTCAATTTGCAGCTCGTACGTCGACTCGGTGAAAGCGGTTCGTTGCAGTTGCTGATGCGCGAGCAGGGCACTACCGTTGATTCGCCACGCGAGCTGGTACTGGATAACTGGCTCAAGGGTGCTGATGAACCCGATCCGATCCGTTCGCTGGGTATTCGTCCTTGGCGTCCGGCTTTGCCGCCGGTGCTGGCTGAACTTGATCCAAAGGGCCCGGCTCAGGCTGCCGGCCTGAAAACCGGTGATCGTCTGCTGGCGCTCGACGGCCAGGCGCTCAACGACTGGCAGCAAGTGGTTGATACCGTTCGTACGCGTCCTGATACCAAAATCGTGCTGCGTGTCGAGCGTGATGGTGCTTCAATCGATGTCCCTGTCACCTTGGCTGCGCGCGGTGAAAGCAAGTCGCCAAACGGTTATCTGGGTGCGGGTGTAAAAGCTGTCGACTGGCCGCCGGAGATGATCCGCGAGGTCAGTTATGGGCCGTTGGCCGCGATTGGCGAGGGCGCCCGTCGCACTTGGACCATGAGCATTCTGACGCTCGATTCGCTTAAGAAAATGCTGTTCGGCGAGCTCTCGGTAAAAAACTTGAGTGGACCGATAACCATTGCTAAAGTGGCGGGCGCTTCTGCCCAGTCGGGCGTCGCTGATTTCCTGAATTTCCTTGCTTATCTGAGTATTAGCCTGGGGGTTCTGAATTTGCTGCCCATTCCTGTACTGGATGGGGGGCATTTGTTGTTTTATCTGATCGAGTGGGCGCGTGGTCGTCCCTTGTCGGATCGGGTGCAAGGTTGGGGGATACAGATCGGTATCAGTTTGGTGGTCGGGGTGATGTTGCTTGCTCTGGTCAACGATCTGGGTCGACTGTAA
- the bamA gene encoding outer membrane protein assembly factor BamA: MKRLLLTAVLTVLMIAEVHAESFTISDIRVNGLQRVSAGSVFGALPLNVGEQADDRRLVESTRALFKTGFFQDIQLGREGNVLVITVVERPSVASIEIEGNKAISTEDLMKGLKQSGLAEGEIFQRATLEGVRNELQRQYVAQGRYSATVDTEVVSQPRNRVGLKVKINEGTVAAIQHINVVGNTVFPEEDLTDLFELKTTNWLSFFKNDDKYAREKLSGDLERLRSYYLDRGYINMDIASTQVSITPDKKHVYITVNVTEGEKYTVRDVKLSGDLKVPEDQVKSLLLVQKGQVFSRKLMTTTSELITRRLGNEGYTFANVNGVPQPHDDDHTVDILFAVDPGKRAYVNRINFRGNTKSEDEVLRREMRQMEGGWASTYLIDQSKTRLERLGFFKEVNVETPAVPGVDDQVDVNYSVEEQASGSITASVGFAQSAGLILGGSITQNNFLGTGNRVSVGLTRSEYQSRYNFGYVDPYWTADGVSLGYNAFYRTTDYDELDADISSYAVDSLGVGANVGYPISETSRLTFGLSAQQDKINTGKYTVDEIFDFVNKEGDQYLNFKASAGWSESTLNKGVLPTRGRSQSLTLETTIPGSDLSFYKLDYRGQLFQPISENYTLRLHTELGYGDGYGSTDGLPFYENYYAGGFNSVRGFKDSTLGPRSTPSRGTNPGTIADPDQDPLPFGGNVLIQGGVEVLFPLPFVKDQRSLRTSVFWDVGNVFDSQCKDTTNANGSSSNTKCNDISLSNMASSVGVGVTWVTALGPLSFALAMPIKKPDDAETQVFQFSLGQTF; the protein is encoded by the coding sequence ATGAAACGTCTGCTGCTAACTGCGGTTCTCACCGTATTGATGATCGCCGAAGTTCACGCCGAGTCCTTCACTATCTCTGATATTCGCGTCAATGGCCTCCAGCGGGTCTCCGCGGGTAGCGTCTTTGGTGCCTTGCCGTTGAACGTCGGCGAGCAGGCGGATGATCGTCGCCTGGTGGAATCCACTCGTGCGTTGTTCAAAACCGGTTTCTTTCAAGATATCCAGCTGGGCCGCGAAGGCAACGTTCTGGTAATCACGGTTGTCGAACGTCCATCGGTCGCCAGTATCGAGATCGAAGGCAACAAGGCGATCTCCACTGAAGACCTGATGAAAGGCCTCAAGCAATCCGGTCTGGCCGAAGGCGAGATCTTCCAGCGTGCCACCCTTGAGGGTGTGCGTAACGAACTGCAACGTCAGTACGTCGCGCAAGGTCGCTATTCGGCTACGGTCGATACCGAAGTGGTATCGCAGCCGCGTAACCGTGTTGGTCTGAAAGTAAAGATCAACGAAGGCACCGTTGCGGCCATTCAGCACATCAACGTGGTGGGCAACACGGTTTTCCCCGAGGAAGACCTGACCGACCTGTTCGAACTGAAAACCACCAACTGGCTGTCGTTCTTCAAGAACGATGACAAATACGCCCGTGAAAAGCTTTCCGGTGACCTGGAGCGTCTGCGTTCCTACTACCTGGACCGCGGCTATATCAACATGGATATCGCTTCGACCCAGGTGTCCATCACCCCGGACAAGAAGCACGTCTACATCACCGTCAACGTGACCGAAGGTGAGAAGTACACCGTCCGTGACGTAAAACTCAGCGGTGATCTGAAAGTCCCTGAAGATCAAGTCAAGTCCTTGCTGCTGGTGCAGAAGGGCCAGGTGTTCTCGCGCAAGCTGATGACCACCACTTCCGAACTGATCACCCGTCGTCTGGGTAACGAGGGTTACACCTTCGCCAACGTCAACGGCGTGCCTCAACCGCACGATGATGACCACACCGTGGACATCCTGTTCGCTGTCGACCCGGGCAAGCGCGCCTACGTCAACCGCATCAACTTCCGTGGCAACACCAAGTCCGAAGACGAAGTGCTGCGTCGTGAAATGCGTCAAATGGAAGGGGGCTGGGCGTCGACCTATCTGATCGACCAGTCCAAGACCCGTCTTGAGCGTCTGGGCTTCTTTAAGGAAGTCAACGTCGAAACCCCGGCTGTTCCGGGTGTTGATGACCAGGTTGACGTGAACTACAGCGTCGAGGAGCAGGCTTCCGGTTCGATTACCGCCAGTGTCGGTTTCGCCCAGAGTGCCGGTCTGATCCTCGGTGGTTCGATCACCCAGAACAACTTCCTCGGTACCGGTAACCGCGTCAGCGTTGGCTTGACCCGCAGCGAATACCAGAGCCGCTACAACTTCGGCTACGTTGACCCCTACTGGACCGCCGATGGCGTGAGCCTGGGTTACAACGCGTTCTATCGCACCACTGACTATGATGAACTCGACGCCGATATCTCGAGCTACGCAGTAGACAGTCTGGGTGTAGGCGCTAACGTTGGTTACCCGATCAGTGAGACTTCGCGTCTGACCTTCGGCCTGTCTGCTCAGCAGGACAAGATCAATACCGGTAAATACACCGTTGACGAGATTTTCGACTTCGTTAACAAGGAAGGCGATCAGTACCTGAACTTCAAGGCGTCGGCCGGCTGGTCCGAATCGACGTTGAACAAAGGCGTACTGCCAACCCGTGGTCGTTCCCAGAGCCTGACCCTGGAAACCACCATTCCGGGCAGCGACCTGTCTTTCTACAAACTTGACTATCGTGGTCAGCTGTTCCAGCCGATCAGCGAAAACTACACCCTGCGCCTGCACACCGAGCTGGGTTATGGCGATGGTTATGGTTCCACAGACGGCTTGCCGTTCTATGAAAACTACTATGCTGGTGGTTTCAACTCGGTACGTGGCTTCAAGGACAGTACGCTGGGTCCGCGCAGTACCCCGAGTCGTGGCACGAATCCGGGCACCATTGCTGACCCGGACCAGGATCCTCTGCCATTCGGTGGCAACGTCCTGATCCAGGGTGGTGTCGAGGTTCTGTTCCCGCTGCCATTCGTCAAGGATCAGCGCTCCCTGCGTACCTCGGTATTCTGGGATGTGGGTAACGTTTTCGATTCGCAGTGCAAGGACACCACCAATGCAAACGGCTCGTCGTCGAACACCAAGTGCAACGACATCAGCCTGAGCAACATGGCCAGTTCCGTCGGTGTGGGTGTGACCTGGGTCACCGCACTGGGTCCTCTGAGCTTCGCGTTGGCTATGCCGATCAAGAAACCGGATGACGCTGAAACTCAAGTGTTCCAATTCTCCCTCGGCCAGACGTTCTAA
- a CDS encoding OmpH family outer membrane protein, producing MRKLTQLVLLASVLVAGPAFADMKIAVLNYQMALLESDAAKKYAVDAEKKFGPQLTKLKTLESSAKGIQDRLMAGGDKMQQGERERLELEFKQKARDFQFQSKELNEAKAVADREMLKQLKPKLDGAVEEVIKKGGFDLVFERGAVIDVKPQYDITRQVIERMNQLK from the coding sequence GTGCGTAAGTTGACTCAATTGGTTCTCCTGGCCTCCGTACTGGTGGCAGGCCCGGCATTTGCCGACATGAAAATTGCCGTTCTGAACTATCAGATGGCCTTGCTGGAATCCGACGCGGCCAAGAAGTACGCCGTGGATGCCGAGAAGAAATTTGGTCCGCAACTGACCAAGCTGAAGACGCTGGAAAGCAGTGCCAAGGGCATCCAGGATCGCCTGATGGCCGGTGGCGACAAGATGCAGCAAGGTGAGCGTGAGCGTCTGGAGCTGGAATTCAAGCAAAAGGCCCGTGACTTCCAGTTCCAGTCCAAGGAACTCAACGAAGCCAAAGCCGTTGCCGACCGCGAAATGCTCAAGCAGCTGAAGCCGAAACTTGATGGCGCAGTGGAAGAAGTCATCAAGAAAGGTGGTTTTGACCTGGTGTTCGAGCGTGGCGCAGTGATTGATGTCAAACCTCAGTACGACATCACGCGCCAGGTTATCGAGCGCATGAATCAGCTGAAGTAA
- the lpxD gene encoding UDP-3-O-(3-hydroxymyristoyl)glucosamine N-acyltransferase: protein MTVTIKLGQLAEFLGATLRGDPEKKITGLATLQEAGPAQLSFLANPQYRKYLSGSLAAALLLKEADAEGFAGNALVVPDPYLAYARISHLFDPKPKATAGIHPSAVIAADAVVDPTASIGPFVVIEAGARIAAQVTLGAHCVVGARSEIGEGGWLAPRVTLYHDVRIGKRVVIQSGAVLGGEGFGFANEKGIWQKIAQIGGVTIGDDVEIGVNTAIDRGALADTVIGNGVKLDNQIQIAHNVQVGDHTAMAACVGISGSTKIGKHCMLAGGVGLVGHIDICDNVFLTGMTMVTHSITEPGAYSSGTAMQPAAEWRKSAARIRQLDDIARRLKQLEKRVGEVTPDGNASSDG from the coding sequence ATGACTGTGACTATCAAACTCGGCCAGTTGGCCGAGTTCCTTGGCGCCACCCTGCGTGGCGACCCGGAAAAGAAAATTACTGGGCTAGCCACTTTGCAAGAGGCTGGCCCAGCTCAGTTGAGCTTTCTGGCAAATCCTCAATATCGCAAATACCTGTCGGGTTCGCTGGCGGCAGCCTTGCTGCTCAAGGAAGCGGATGCAGAAGGTTTTGCCGGTAATGCATTGGTGGTGCCGGATCCTTACCTGGCCTATGCGCGTATCTCTCACTTGTTCGATCCCAAGCCAAAAGCCACTGCGGGTATTCATCCCTCGGCGGTAATTGCTGCCGATGCGGTGGTTGATCCAACCGCCAGCATCGGTCCTTTCGTGGTGATCGAGGCCGGTGCGCGGATTGCAGCGCAAGTCACGCTCGGCGCCCATTGTGTGGTCGGTGCACGCAGCGAAATCGGTGAAGGCGGCTGGCTTGCCCCACGGGTGACGCTGTATCACGATGTGCGCATCGGCAAACGTGTGGTTATCCAGTCCGGCGCCGTACTCGGTGGGGAAGGCTTCGGCTTTGCCAACGAAAAAGGCATCTGGCAGAAAATCGCCCAGATCGGTGGCGTTACCATCGGCGACGATGTGGAGATTGGCGTGAATACTGCCATCGACCGCGGTGCGTTGGCCGATACCGTGATCGGCAATGGCGTGAAGCTCGACAACCAGATCCAGATCGCCCACAACGTACAGGTCGGTGATCACACCGCCATGGCTGCGTGTGTCGGGATCTCCGGCAGCACCAAAATCGGCAAGCATTGCATGCTTGCTGGCGGTGTCGGTCTGGTCGGGCACATTGATATTTGCGACAACGTTTTCCTGACCGGGATGACCATGGTGACCCACTCGATTACCGAGCCGGGTGCCTATTCTTCCGGCACAGCCATGCAACCGGCGGCCGAATGGCGCAAAAGCGCGGCACGCATCCGTCAGCTCGATGACATCGCGCGACGTTTGAAACAGCTGGAAAAGCGCGTAGGGGAAGTGACCCCTGACGGCAATGCTTCATCAGATGGCTGA
- the fabZ gene encoding 3-hydroxyacyl-ACP dehydratase FabZ encodes MMDINEIREYLPHRYPFLLVDRVVELDTEGKRIRAYKNVSINEPFFNGHFPAHPIMPGVLIIEAMAQAAGILGFKMLDVKPADGTLYYFVGSDKLRFRQPVLPGDQLILEAKFISCKRQIWKFECQASVDGKPVCSAEIICAERKL; translated from the coding sequence ATGATGGACATCAACGAGATTCGCGAATACCTGCCTCACCGTTACCCGTTCCTGCTGGTGGACCGGGTGGTGGAACTGGACACTGAAGGCAAGCGCATTCGCGCCTACAAGAATGTCAGCATCAATGAACCCTTCTTCAATGGTCACTTCCCTGCGCACCCAATCATGCCGGGCGTGCTGATCATCGAAGCGATGGCTCAGGCTGCCGGGATCCTCGGTTTCAAAATGCTCGACGTCAAACCGGCCGACGGCACCCTGTATTACTTCGTCGGTTCCGACAAGCTGCGTTTCCGCCAGCCAGTGTTGCCGGGCGATCAATTGATCCTCGAAGCCAAGTTCATCAGCTGCAAGCGCCAGATCTGGAAATTCGAATGCCAGGCTTCGGTCGACGGCAAGCCAGTCTGCTCTGCTGAAATCATCTGTGCGGAACGCAAGCTATGA
- the lpxA gene encoding acyl-ACP--UDP-N-acetylglucosamine O-acyltransferase has translation MSLIDPRAIIDPSAVLADGVEVGPWSIIGAGVEIGEGTVIGPHVILKGPTRIGKHNRIYQFSSVGEDTPDLKYKGEETRLVIGDHNVIREGVTIHRGTVQDRSETTLGDHNLIMAYAHIGHDSVIGNHCILVNNTALAGHVHVEDWAILSGFTLVHQYCHIGAHSFSGMGTAIGKDVPAFVTVFGNPAEARSMNFEGMRRRGFSEDAIHALRRAYKTVYRQGLTVEQALAELAEPAAQFPEVALFRDSIQSSTRGITR, from the coding sequence ATGAGTTTGATTGACCCTCGCGCAATCATCGATCCGTCGGCCGTTCTGGCTGACGGCGTCGAGGTCGGCCCGTGGTCGATCATCGGCGCAGGTGTGGAAATCGGCGAGGGTACCGTGATCGGGCCGCATGTGATCCTCAAAGGCCCGACCCGCATTGGCAAGCACAATCGCATCTACCAGTTCTCCTCGGTCGGCGAAGACACTCCCGATTTGAAGTACAAAGGTGAAGAGACCCGCCTGGTGATTGGTGACCACAACGTCATTCGCGAAGGCGTGACGATTCACCGTGGCACCGTGCAGGACCGTTCGGAAACCACGTTGGGCGATCACAACCTGATCATGGCTTACGCCCACATCGGTCACGACAGCGTTATCGGCAATCACTGCATTCTGGTCAACAACACCGCGTTGGCCGGCCATGTGCACGTCGAAGACTGGGCAATTCTCTCCGGTTTCACCCTGGTGCATCAGTATTGCCACATCGGCGCCCACAGCTTTTCCGGTATGGGCACTGCGATCGGTAAAGACGTTCCGGCGTTCGTCACCGTGTTCGGCAATCCGGCTGAAGCACGCAGCATGAACTTCGAAGGCATGCGCCGTCGCGGTTTCAGCGAAGACGCTATCCACGCGCTGCGTCGCGCCTATAAGACTGTGTATCGCCAAGGGCTGACGGTCGAGCAGGCACTGGCCGAACTGGCTGAACCTGCGGCCCAGTTCCCAGAGGTCGCTTTGTTCCGCGATTCCATCCAGTCGTCGACTCGCGGCATCACTCGCTGA